One genomic segment of Rhodopirellula islandica includes these proteins:
- the dnaX gene encoding DNA polymerase III subunit gamma/tau, whose product MSDDHSADDGSYVVVARRYRPRDFTQLVGQDHVARALQGAIETSRVGHAYLFTGARGVGKTSTARIFAKALNHPDGPTANPDNESDVAQAIDSGEDVDVIEIDGASNRGIDEIRSLRANVGVRPSRSRYKIYIIDEVHMLTGAAFNALLKTLEEPPEHVKFIFCTTDPEKIPITVLSRCQRFDFAPVESDKIVQRLREIVEAENNTVEEEALELLARRAAGSMRDSQSLLEQVLSFSDGHLTADHVHTMLGTADDQRLHRLAEAMAARDAAAALSQIDEAIAEGVDAGRLAEQMLGYFRDLMAVAVGCEASLMRYAAASMHGALGELAGRWGLQTVLAIVGLVDETLVRIRHSVHARVLLEATVIQVCHLPDLQAISDLAAASGASGAKGGSEKKKRAPVASSAPATAPATPQSSSASERDAVNVRVDSAAEPISAHQATSNPAQPVASAAAASSPPPAASPSSAPVGQASSLTGSSRSPAVAQSPAVAQPAAVPQSAAVPQPAAAAESAGEQAASTTSTDGYPLISSEEAKSGWSQVLQEMDPMTATLAKAAERVDSPEPGVLRLVFPGSSGLALSRCQMPEHKEEILRTVARVTGRRATLQFEATAVKKAEPVAAAKPKNRNRMQRMREIQANPLVQSCVELLGAEIVRVDTPRG is encoded by the coding sequence GTGAGCGACGATCATTCTGCAGACGACGGGTCGTACGTCGTTGTTGCAAGACGCTATCGGCCGCGAGATTTCACGCAGCTGGTCGGTCAGGACCATGTTGCTCGCGCCTTGCAGGGTGCGATTGAAACCTCTCGCGTGGGGCATGCTTACCTGTTCACGGGGGCCCGCGGGGTCGGCAAGACCAGCACCGCTCGGATTTTCGCGAAGGCCCTGAATCACCCCGATGGTCCGACGGCAAACCCGGACAACGAAAGCGATGTCGCACAGGCCATTGATTCGGGCGAAGACGTCGATGTGATTGAGATCGACGGTGCTAGCAATCGTGGGATCGATGAAATTCGGTCGTTGCGAGCCAACGTTGGGGTGCGGCCCAGTCGCTCGCGGTACAAGATTTACATCATCGACGAAGTCCACATGTTGACAGGGGCCGCGTTCAACGCGCTCTTGAAGACGCTGGAAGAGCCGCCCGAGCACGTCAAGTTCATTTTTTGCACGACAGATCCGGAGAAAATTCCGATCACCGTGCTCAGTCGCTGTCAGCGTTTCGATTTTGCGCCGGTTGAAAGCGATAAAATCGTGCAGCGTCTGCGCGAGATTGTCGAAGCTGAAAACAACACGGTGGAAGAGGAAGCGTTGGAACTGTTGGCACGTCGTGCCGCAGGGTCAATGCGAGACAGCCAATCGTTGCTCGAGCAAGTGCTGAGTTTCAGCGATGGGCACCTGACGGCCGACCATGTGCACACGATGCTGGGGACGGCGGACGATCAGCGTCTGCATCGTTTGGCCGAAGCCATGGCGGCACGAGATGCCGCGGCCGCACTTTCGCAGATTGACGAGGCCATTGCCGAGGGGGTCGACGCGGGGCGGTTGGCGGAGCAAATGCTTGGTTACTTCCGTGACCTGATGGCGGTTGCCGTCGGATGCGAAGCTTCCCTGATGCGATACGCGGCTGCATCGATGCACGGTGCGTTGGGCGAGTTGGCAGGTCGTTGGGGCTTGCAGACGGTGCTCGCAATTGTCGGCTTGGTCGATGAAACGTTGGTTCGAATTCGGCACAGTGTCCACGCTCGGGTTTTGCTGGAAGCGACGGTCATTCAGGTTTGTCACCTGCCCGATTTGCAGGCCATCTCGGATTTGGCGGCTGCGTCAGGTGCCAGCGGTGCAAAGGGCGGCAGCGAAAAAAAAAAGCGGGCCCCGGTAGCTAGCTCAGCTCCCGCGACGGCGCCCGCCACGCCTCAGTCCAGTTCGGCTTCGGAGCGTGACGCGGTGAATGTGCGTGTTGATTCCGCGGCGGAACCCATTTCTGCTCATCAAGCGACGTCCAATCCGGCGCAACCAGTTGCTTCCGCAGCGGCTGCATCCAGTCCCCCGCCCGCAGCGTCACCATCCTCCGCGCCCGTCGGGCAAGCCTCGTCCCTCACCGGATCGAGTCGATCACCTGCCGTGGCCCAGTCACCCGCCGTGGCTCAGCCAGCTGCCGTGCCCCAGTCAGCTGCCGTGCCTCAGCCAGCTGCTGCTGCGGAGTCTGCGGGCGAGCAAGCTGCATCCACGACCTCGACGGATGGTTACCCGCTGATTTCCAGTGAAGAAGCCAAGTCCGGTTGGTCGCAGGTGCTTCAGGAAATGGATCCGATGACCGCGACGTTGGCCAAAGCAGCCGAGCGGGTGGATTCGCCCGAGCCCGGTGTCCTTCGGTTGGTGTTTCCTGGGAGCTCTGGGTTGGCACTGAGTCGGTGCCAGATGCCTGAGCACAAAGAGGAAATTCTTCGAACCGTTGCCCGGGTGACTGGTCGGCGTGCTACCTTGCAATTCGAAGCGACCGCGGTGAAAAAGGCTGAGCCGGTTGCGGCCGCCAAGCCCAAGAATCGAAATCGGATGCAGCGAATGCGCGAGATCCAGGCCAACCCCTTGGTTCAATCCTGCGTCGAATTGCTGGGCGCTGAAATCGTTCGCGTGGACACCCCTCGCGGTTGA
- the rarD gene encoding EamA family transporter RarD, protein MAETPKHSHSGELKIGLVCAIVAHTMWGLFPIYWRQIGNADSMELVSHRIVWSFVTLGLVLPVMLWRGRWGGFSVVLRELRSRRVWAVYIVAALMIAINWLAFIWAVNNNRVLEASLGYYINPLLNVLLGVVVLGERLRWPQWVAVGFAAVGVSVMAIGNGGLPWVSMAMASSFAVYGLVKKKATLPVLLGLMLEVTVLVVPAAIYLGLRLAEGVSTMQTGTPVEFGMLLGAGVITIAPLAFFAAAVQRVDLSLMGILQYVGPTLQFWVGYVLFEEPLDPSRKMGFVFVWIGLLIFLVASQFKRRRSTLVAEAN, encoded by the coding sequence GTGGCTGAGACGCCGAAGCACTCGCACAGCGGTGAACTCAAAATCGGATTGGTGTGTGCCATTGTGGCTCACACGATGTGGGGTTTGTTTCCAATTTATTGGCGACAGATCGGCAACGCTGACTCGATGGAATTGGTGTCTCACCGGATTGTGTGGTCGTTCGTGACACTCGGTCTGGTGCTGCCTGTGATGCTTTGGCGGGGACGGTGGGGAGGTTTCTCAGTCGTCTTGCGTGAGCTTCGTAGTCGTCGTGTTTGGGCGGTTTATATCGTGGCGGCGTTGATGATCGCGATCAATTGGTTGGCGTTCATTTGGGCGGTCAACAACAACCGCGTTCTGGAGGCGTCGCTGGGATACTACATTAACCCGTTGTTGAACGTGTTGTTGGGAGTGGTGGTCTTGGGCGAGCGTCTTCGTTGGCCGCAATGGGTGGCGGTCGGGTTCGCCGCGGTGGGTGTGTCGGTGATGGCGATCGGCAACGGTGGTTTGCCGTGGGTCTCGATGGCCATGGCGTCTTCCTTTGCCGTGTATGGCTTGGTGAAAAAGAAGGCCACGCTTCCCGTGCTGCTTGGTTTGATGTTGGAAGTCACGGTGTTGGTGGTTCCCGCAGCGATCTACTTGGGCCTACGGTTGGCAGAGGGTGTTTCGACGATGCAAACCGGGACGCCCGTCGAGTTTGGAATGCTGTTGGGGGCTGGGGTGATCACCATTGCACCGCTGGCGTTCTTTGCCGCCGCTGTCCAGCGAGTGGATTTATCGCTGATGGGGATTCTGCAGTACGTCGGCCCGACGCTGCAGTTTTGGGTGGGCTACGTGTTGTTTGAAGAGCCGTTGGACCCGTCCAGAAAGATGGGGTTCGTTTTTGTTTGGATTGGGTTGCTGATCTTCTTGGTGGCGTCTCAATTCAAACGCCGACGCTCCACGCTGGTCGCGGAAGCGAATTGA
- a CDS encoding DUF2141 domain-containing protein translates to MEQMENGFEPQAETKSDPIEQVELEPSWNAWQSLPERWQQNHGSLLMAFATLVFLTGIGVLTYRQNQFRPPAFPDASSINPAHNNSLTALDLATGEAADANEERVLIRVIGAIPSDSLVWLALYNADTSFNDPENALVAAQLPIQPNGVAACTIPISQLPKRFAIAAFHDTDNDGALSRNQFGIPAERYGFSNNARGKFGPPDFAEAVIDRPENGETPLDVQIY, encoded by the coding sequence ATGGAACAGATGGAAAACGGGTTCGAACCCCAAGCAGAAACAAAATCCGACCCCATCGAACAGGTCGAGTTGGAACCAAGCTGGAACGCCTGGCAGTCACTGCCAGAGCGCTGGCAACAAAACCACGGCTCGCTGCTGATGGCTTTCGCGACCCTGGTCTTTTTGACTGGAATCGGCGTCCTGACTTACCGACAAAACCAGTTCCGCCCGCCGGCCTTTCCAGATGCGTCCAGCATCAATCCCGCCCACAACAATTCTTTGACGGCGTTGGACTTGGCCACCGGCGAAGCAGCTGACGCGAACGAGGAACGTGTCCTGATTCGAGTCATCGGCGCCATCCCGAGTGACTCGCTGGTTTGGCTGGCACTCTACAACGCCGACACTTCGTTCAATGATCCGGAGAATGCGTTGGTCGCCGCCCAATTGCCCATTCAGCCCAATGGCGTGGCGGCGTGCACGATCCCAATCAGCCAACTCCCAAAACGATTTGCCATTGCTGCGTTCCACGACACAGACAACGACGGCGCCTTGTCCCGAAATCAGTTCGGGATCCCCGCTGAGCGTTACGGCTTCAGCAACAACGCTCGCGGAAAATTTGGGCCACCGGATTTCGCAGAAGCGGTGATTGATCGGCCTGAAAACGGCGAGACTCCCCTCGACGTGCAGATCTACTGA